In Halobacteria archaeon AArc-dxtr1, the sequence GGATGCCGGCATTTCCGTGGACGTGTCGCTTGATCCGTCGGCGAGTATCTGTCATACGGGAACTGTCGCGCGGTTCGCGCTATACCAAAGTTCGGAGCCTCGGCTTCATAACGAATTCCGTTCGTTCCCACCAGCTGAGAACGAACGTGTCCAATCGGTGACCGAAGCGAATAGGTACCTCTCGGAGAGAGCTAGCGTATCGGCAATGGAGCATACGAACCCTGTCGAGCTTGGGTGGCTGGATCCGCAACTCGCACCGGTACTCCTGGCTCTGATTGTGCTCGCCGGGATTGGGACCACAGTGCTGTTCGTCTGCGGACTGGTCGCGTACTCGCGGCGTCGGTCCACCCGCTATCTGCTGATCTCGATCGTTCTCGGTCTGCTCGCGGTCCGGTCGGTCGTCGGGCTCGGAACAGTCTTCGGGTTCGTCCCCATGGCGGGTCACCACCTGATCGGGCACGGGATCGACTTCACGATCGCGGTGTTGATCCTCTACGCGGTTTACCGCAGTGGCTCACGAACGAGAGAGGGGCGTCGACAAACGGGTGGCGACTGACGCAGAAGGGCAGTCCGTTATCCGAGATGTGAGATGATGCCCCGCCCTTCGACGTAGGGGAGGTCGTAGCGATCGGCGTACTCGCGGGCGCTAGCCGGCGAGCGAGCGCCACCGTCGTCGGCTAACATCTCACAGACGACGATCGCTGGCGGGAGATCGGCAGCCTCGGCCAGCGCGAGGCCGAGTTCGGTGTGACCCTCACGCTCAGCCAACAGATCGGGGGCAGCCCGCAACAGCTGGACGTGACCGGGAACACGAAACGTGGCTGCGAAGTCGAACGCCTCGGGATCGTCGGCCGCATCGGCCAGCGCCCGAATGGTCAGTGAACGCTCGTCATCGGTGACCCCGGTGTAGGTGTCGCGGTGGTTGACTGTGAGCGAGAACGAGGGGCGATCGTCGTAACCGAGGTCGTCGCCGACCGTCGCGGGGTGGTCGACCGCGTCGGCGAGGAAGGGGAGATCGAATGCGTCGGCGACGGAGTCAGTTAGTGCTGCACAGATGAGTCCGCCGGCGTCGTTTCGCATGCGGGCGACGGCGCCGGGCGTGACGGCGCCAGCGTGATAGATGAGATCCGTCTCACCCTCGCGATCGGCCGCGTCGTGAACGAGGACCGGGTCGCCCGCGGCCATCGCCGCGACCGCGCTGTCGACGGCAGCGGAGCCGTCGGCTGGCCGGTCGTCGACCGCACCAGACGTAGCGACATCGGCGTCGCGTCCGTCGGGACCGGCGCTCGTGGGGTGGCCACCCATTACCGGTCACCCCCGGCAGAGACGGTGACGGTAATGTGGTCGTCGTCGGCCAGATCGAGTTCGTCGCGGAGTTTATGTGGGGCGATCACCTCGAGTTGGTCCTCGTCGTGGTGAGTCCGGTCGGGGGCGATCGTGTGGGCACCGTCGTAGGTCTCACCCGTCGCCGTCTCGACCGTAGCCGGGTAACAGACCGCTGGACCGTACGTGCGTTCGTCGTCCTCCCAGCCGTCGATCGGGACCGGATCCAGCGAGGAGATCGCTCCGCGCCGACGAACGCTCTCTGCGTCGAGATCGACGTTTAGCGTGCCGGGAAACGGCTCGTACCCCAGACGCTCCTCGAACTGGCGCTGGTAGCCCGACAGAGAGATGTAGTGGCGACCCTCACCCATCCCGCCAGTGACGGTGCCGTCGAGATCGATTTCGTCGTCGGCCTCGAAGATTCGGCGGTACTGCTCGTACTCGGCCCGAAGTCGGCGCTCGCCGGCGTCAGTGATCGCGACCCACTGGCCGTCGCTAACCGTGTCGCGTTCGAGGGCACCCGCATCCTCGAGTCGACGGAGGCGTCGCGAGGCGGTCTGGGTCGAGGCGTCGAGGCGCTCGCCCAGCACCGCACAGGAGATTTTGACGTCGCCGGAACGGCCGCCTTCGAGCGCCAGCAGCTTCAGCGCGGCCAACTCGTCAGGGCCGACGGCAGACTCGGCTCGCAGTGACATGGCTCCCGGTTAGACCGGATCACGTAAAAGCATACCGAACGTGGTACGCATACCAGAACTGTTACGCAGTGTGACGGAACAGAGCTGTCACGCAGTGCCCGACTCGTGGACGCGGGGACCTCGCAGGCGTGGACTCACGTAACGGTCTACAGCGCCTCGTTGATGTAGTCGTCGATGGCGGCGATTCGCTCGCGATCGTACGTGAAAAATCCGTCCCAGACACGGGGCTCGTCTTCGAGGCAGACGAGCGCCGCAGGATCTGTGGCCGACTCATCGGGTCGGAAGACGACAAACCAGGAGCGTCGGTACTCCTCGTCCGTGCCGGTGTGGACCGTGACGTCGGGGCGGGGGTCGGCGTCGCCGACACCGTAGACGTGAACCGAGACGTCGGCGTCACCGAGCCGTTCGTAGACGCGGCGCGTCCCAATCTCGTCGTCGATCCGAGAGAGGTGTTGGAAGGAGCTTCGGAGGGTCCCGCCGCCAGCCTCGAGCGCGCGCCGTTCGATCCAACGCGAGACGACGATCAAGAAGAGCTTCTCTTTGTGGGCGAGGGGATAGCCGCGGAGACGAAACCGTATGTCGTCGAGGGCGGCGAGCGCGTCCGGGAGGACGACCTCGTCGACCTCGCGGGCACCCGTGACGAACAGGTCCGAGTTGATCGCGAGGAGCGCATCGTACAGCGACGACAGCGGCGAGCGCGCGACTATCGTCTCGTCGTCGAGCACCACGAGGGCGTCTTCGCTCTCGTCGACTGCGAGACCGTCATCTGCATCCTCGAGAGCGACCGGCAACTGGTCACCGAAGAGATCTACGAGCATCGCTGCGAGGGGGCCATCGTCCCCGACCACCGCGAGACGGCGGTCCGGTCGACCGCGCGCCTCGATGAACGATCGAATCGTCACTAGTAGCGAAATTCGTGCGAGAAACAGTAAATATTGGTGCTGCGGATCGAATTGCTCGGAGTTCGAAGACCGATCGGGATCCTCAGTCGCCCGTCACCGGATCGCGCGCCCAGAAATCGCTGCCCTTCTTCAGCTTCGGCACCCAGGTGTCTTTCGTCTTGGAGAGTAAGGCGACGCGGGAGGCGGGAACGTCCTTGCACTCGGTGAATCCGGGCATGTAGGACATGACCTCTTCGGCGAAGGCGACGACCTCGTCGTGGTCAGGCATCGTCTCCCGGTCGAGTCGGCCCCGCGAGTGGCCGACGTGCATGTAGGCTTTGAGCTCGATGAAATCGGGGTCGGCCTGCTGGTAGAATCCGGCGTACCAGTCGGGGTGGTGCATGTTCTCCCCGTTGAGCAGGGTGGTCCGCAGGACGGTCCGCGTCTCGTCTTTCGCGGCGAGGACGTCCATCGTCTCCAGCAGGCGCTCCCAGGCGTCGTCTTCCATCGCCTTGACGACCTGATCGAAGGTGTGGCGTTCGGGCGCGTCGACGCTGACGTAGAGCTGGGTCGGATCACAGTCGCGCAGCACCTCGGGCCGAGTCCCGTTCGAGACGAGGAAGGTCGTGATGTCCCGATCGTGGAAGGCCTCGATGAGTTCGGGCAAGTAGGGGTACAGCGACGGCTCGCCGTCGAGGCTGATTGCGACGTGGCGGGGCTCCATCGCCTCCTCGAAGGCGTCCCGGGGAACCTCTTCGTTGCCACCAAAGCCCGAGAGCAGCTTCTTCTGGAGGGAGATCGAGGCGTCGACGACGGCCTCGGGATCGTCCCACTCGACCTCGTCTAACTCGTAGGCGTGGCCACGGTGGTCGCGCCAGCAGAAGACACAGCGTTCGTTGCACTTGACGACCGGCGTCATCTGGATGCAGCGGTGTGATTCGATGCCGTAGTAGATGTTCTTGTAGCACCGGCCCTCCCCGCGTAGGGCGTTGGCCGTCCAGCCGCAGGTCTGTGCGGCGGTGTGTCCCTCGCTATGGTAGTCGGGGGAGTCGACCTGCCGGGACCCGCCGTCGGAATCGCTCATAGACGGGCTAGTGAGCCCCACCGCAAAAACCTCGGCGGAAGCGCGCGGGTCGATATGATCGATCGCAGGTCGAGACGGTCGGGCGCGGCACGCCTGTCCGGCCAGTTCGAGTGCGGCCCGCTGTCAGCTCAGTTCCCGTCCCCAGTGACCTGCTCTAACACCGACAGCGTCCCCTCGGCGTGGGCGTCGGGGAGGACCACGTCTGCGGCCTCGCGAGCGGCCGCGTCGGCGTTTCCGACTGCAAAGGAGCGCCCGACGGCCCCGAACGTCGAGACGTCGTTTTCAGAGTCGCCGACGGCAACCGCGGCGTCGAGGTCGAACTCGAGGTGGGACGCGATCGTGCGAACGCCCGCACCCTTGCTCGTCTCCGGATCTTTGACGTGGTAGGCGTAGCCGGTGTCGACGACCTCCAGGCCGTGCTCGTCGGCGATCGCCGCCAGCGGGGCGAGCGGTTGGTCGCGGGCGACGGCAATTTCGGTCTCGCGCCAGCGGTTGATCGTGTCGGCACCCTCCCAGCCGAGATCGTAGCCCGCCTCTCGGTAGGCCGCGGCGACCGCGCGGGCGGCCTCGGCGTCGGCGGTGATCGTCATCGTCTCACCCGTGTAGACGACGCCCCCGTTCTCCGCGACGACGCGCTCGGGAATGCCGAGGAACTGACAGAGGGCAACGGGGTAGGGAGCCGACTTTCCCGTGGCAATGACGACCGGGCCGTCCCAGGCGAGAAGTGGATCGAAGACGCGGGGATCGATCCCCCACCCGTCCCGGCGAGTGAGCGTCCCGTCGACGTCCAAGATTAGCGGCGGGTCGGACATACGAGATAGTTATCCGGTGTGGACAAAGGTGCTGCGTCCGCGGCGATCGCCGTCTGGACTGGAACGGTCTGAATGCACGAAACGATCCGCGGCTACCAGGCGTAGGGCACGTAGCGTTTGATGGCGACGGTCACGACGAGAAAGGAGAGCGCGCTGGCCCCGCCGCCGATCGCGGCGACGAGGACGCGTTCGGCGGTCGGCCCATCGATAACCGAGAACAGCAGCACGGTCATGATCCCCGTCGCGAGCAGGAGATTCCGTCCGTCGCGTCGCTCGAGACCGAGGCGAGAGAGCAGGTGGGTTGGTTCCAGTGGCATCGCTGATCACGACTCGTCGAGGACCGTCGAGAGGAGGGCGTACGAGGCGACGAGGACGAGCCCGCCGACACCGAGACTTGGCGTCGAACCGAGCCCGAGTGCGAGCGCCGCGACCGCAGCTGGAGCGGCGAGAACGAGCGCACCGCCGGCAGCGCCCTGATGGATGGGGCCGTCGGGGACATCAGCGTCACCCCCCGGGACGGTCCGTCTGGCCTGGTACGGGAGGAGGTACTGGACGCCGATTCCGGCACCGGCGCCGGCGACGGCGCTAAACTGTACGTCGGCGGTGAGCCAGACGCTCGTCAGAAAGAGGGCAATCGTGACGGCCATCGCGACGAGCCAGCTCCACCGATCGACCAGCTGGATACGGGGCGCGACGTTCGTTTCGGACATGGGGTATGCTAGCGAGTGAGCCGGCATAACTGTTGTCAGTCCAGGAGGGTACGATCGCCCGACAGGACTCTGCAAGTACAACTGAAATGTGAGAGGAGCCCCTCTACACGGGAGAGCACACCATGTACGACCAAATCCTCTATCCAACGGACGGGAGCGCCGGCGCCCACGCCGCACTGGAGCACGCCCACAACCTGGCGGAGACGTACGGCGCCACCGTCCACGTGCTACACGTGATCAACGACCGACACTTCGGCTACGAGGCCAGCGGCGGCTCGGAAGAAGTTCGGTCCGGGCTGATGACCAGCGGGAGCGACGACTCACAGTCCGGGATGCTCGGCGGTCACGGCGACGGCTCCTTGACGGGAATGATGGTCGACGACCCCGAGGAGTTTCGCACCGCGATGCGAGAACGCGCCGAGAGTGTGGTCGAATCGATCGCTGAGCAGTTCGAGGGGGTCCAAACGGTTCCTGTAGTAAAAGTAGGAAAGGCACACAAAGCCATCCTCGACTACGCGGCGACACACGACGTGGACATCATCGTGATGGGAACCCACGGCCGGACGGGGATCGATCGCTACCTGCTCGGTAGCGTGACCGAGAAAGTGGTTCGGATGTCAGACGTTCCGGTCGTGACAGTGCGAGAAGCAGCCACTGAGGACGAACACCGAACGTAACCGAAAAAAGCGGTCGCGTTGTTAGAGCCCGAACGTCGCCCAGAACGTCGCGTCGAAGACGCCGACGGCGACCAGCGCGGTCGCGAGCAGGCCGGATGCGGCGATGCCGAACGCCGGCGGGTCAACGTGGGTCCTCCCGTGGGCGTAGAACACCCGGTTACAGAGTTCACCGGTGAACGCCCCGAAGAGGCCAAAGAGGATCGCGAACACCATCGCTACGGTGGGGTCGAACCCGGTCGCGGCGGCGCTGAACGCGCCAACTGCGCCGGGAAGCGTGATGTGGTGCGTGACGGGGAAGTCGTCGATCCCGAGGTTCAGGAACAACAGGCTCGCCGCGCTGATCCCGAAGATCAACACGACGCTGCCGGTTTCTAAGTAGACGAAGCCACCGAGCAGGCCACCGATGAGACCGATCATCGCGACCCCGGCCGGTTTGTACTGCCAGGGCAGCCAGATGCCGGGGGCGTTGTCCTCGCCGCGTTCGGCAGGACTCATATCGAAGATGTTGTTCCCGGTGATTTCGCCGATGATGCTGTAGCCGAAGACGACGCGGTGGACCAGCGCGGAGACGAACACCATCAGCGCGATGGTGTCCGTCCCGAACTCGACGTAATTCAGGAGTTCGACGGAGGCGAAGCCGAAGACACCGAACAGCCCCCCGACGGCCAGCACGTCGACGTTGTGCGTCCCGAGGGCGCTCGCGATATCTTTTCCGTCGTCGAGATAGCCCTTCTTGGCGGCGTAGGCTGCGGCGGCCGCGCCGCCAGCGAAGGAGACGTGCGGGCCGAAGATGGGGCCGAAGCCGACGAGGCCGGTGACGGCGTCGCCGCCCCCGGCGAGGTCGAGTGCCTCACCCGCGATGACCATGAAGCCGGTAAAGACGAACGCCGGTAAGGCCCCGATGGAGGCCGCGAAGGCGCCGCCAGCGAAGGCGGCCATCCAGAAGACCGGATCTCCGAGTGCGGTTTCGAGGACCATCTACTCGCTACCCTCGTCGGTCGCCCAGCCGAGCGAGCGGTCGACGGCGTCGCTCCATCGGCTGTACATCTGGTCTGCGTTCGATGCGTCCATCTCGGGGGTAAACTCGCGGTCGACCTGCCAGTTGTTCCGGAGCCCCTCGACGTCACTCCAGTAGCCAACGGCGAGCCCGGCGGCGTAGGCCGAACCGAGCGCCGTCGTCTCGTCGACGACAGGACGAGCGATTTCGGAGCCGATGATGTCCGACTGTAGCTGACAGAGATAGTTGTTTTTGACCGCGCCGCCGTCGACTTTCAGACTCTGCATGTCGATTCCAGAGTCTGCTTCCATCGCCTCGGCGACGTCTCGAGTCTGGTAGGCGATCGACTCGAGGGTCGCGCGGACGACGTGCTCTTTGCGCGTCCCACGGGTCATACCGATGATGGTCCCGCGTGCGCGCTGGTCCCAGTGCGGTGCGCCAAGGCCGGTGAAGGCGGGGACAACGTAGACGCCGTCTGTCGAATCGACGCTTCTGGCCATCTCGGCGGTTTCTGCGGGGTCGT encodes:
- the ribB gene encoding 3,4-dihydroxy-2-butanone-4-phosphate synthase; translated protein: MGGHPTSAGPDGRDADVATSGAVDDRPADGSAAVDSAVAAMAAGDPVLVHDAADREGETDLIYHAGAVTPGAVARMRNDAGGLICAALTDSVADAFDLPFLADAVDHPATVGDDLGYDDRPSFSLTVNHRDTYTGVTDDERSLTIRALADAADDPEAFDFAATFRVPGHVQLLRAAPDLLAEREGHTELGLALAEAADLPPAIVVCEMLADDGGARSPASAREYADRYDLPYVEGRGIISHLG
- a CDS encoding CTP-dependent riboflavin kinase; the protein is MSLRAESAVGPDELAALKLLALEGGRSGDVKISCAVLGERLDASTQTASRRLRRLEDAGALERDTVSDGQWVAITDAGERRLRAEYEQYRRIFEADDEIDLDGTVTGGMGEGRHYISLSGYQRQFEERLGYEPFPGTLNVDLDAESVRRRGAISSLDPVPIDGWEDDERTYGPAVCYPATVETATGETYDGAHTIAPDRTHHDEDQLEVIAPHKLRDELDLADDDHITVTVSAGGDR
- a CDS encoding histidine kinase; its protein translation is MTIRSFIEARGRPDRRLAVVGDDGPLAAMLVDLFGDQLPVALEDADDGLAVDESEDALVVLDDETIVARSPLSSLYDALLAINSDLFVTGAREVDEVVLPDALAALDDIRFRLRGYPLAHKEKLFLIVVSRWIERRALEAGGGTLRSSFQHLSRIDDEIGTRRVYERLGDADVSVHVYGVGDADPRPDVTVHTGTDEEYRRSWFVVFRPDESATDPAALVCLEDEPRVWDGFFTYDRERIAAIDDYINEAL
- the twy1 gene encoding 4-demethylwyosine synthase TYW1, which codes for MSDSDGGSRQVDSPDYHSEGHTAAQTCGWTANALRGEGRCYKNIYYGIESHRCIQMTPVVKCNERCVFCWRDHRGHAYELDEVEWDDPEAVVDASISLQKKLLSGFGGNEEVPRDAFEEAMEPRHVAISLDGEPSLYPYLPELIEAFHDRDITTFLVSNGTRPEVLRDCDPTQLYVSVDAPERHTFDQVVKAMEDDAWERLLETMDVLAAKDETRTVLRTTLLNGENMHHPDWYAGFYQQADPDFIELKAYMHVGHSRGRLDRETMPDHDEVVAFAEEVMSYMPGFTECKDVPASRVALLSKTKDTWVPKLKKGSDFWARDPVTGD
- a CDS encoding HAD-IIB family hydrolase, whose amino-acid sequence is MSDPPLILDVDGTLTRRDGWGIDPRVFDPLLAWDGPVVIATGKSAPYPVALCQFLGIPERVVAENGGVVYTGETMTITADAEAARAVAAAYREAGYDLGWEGADTINRWRETEIAVARDQPLAPLAAIADEHGLEVVDTGYAYHVKDPETSKGAGVRTIASHLEFDLDAAVAVGDSENDVSTFGAVGRSFAVGNADAAAREAADVVLPDAHAEGTLSVLEQVTGDGN
- a CDS encoding universal stress protein — encoded protein: MYDQILYPTDGSAGAHAALEHAHNLAETYGATVHVLHVINDRHFGYEASGGSEEVRSGLMTSGSDDSQSGMLGGHGDGSLTGMMVDDPEEFRTAMRERAESVVESIAEQFEGVQTVPVVKVGKAHKAILDYAATHDVDIIVMGTHGRTGIDRYLLGSVTEKVVRMSDVPVVTVREAATEDEHRT